One genomic segment of Danio aesculapii chromosome 15, fDanAes4.1, whole genome shotgun sequence includes these proteins:
- the cysltr2b gene encoding cysteinyl leukotriene receptor 2: MRSLDSVPTNNCSISQFKHTVYPIAYLFIFSLGLVGNVTSLIFFVASSVRKKVSLTPVNILMLNLLLSDLMLVCSLPFRASYFLMDSNWVFGDVTCRIMSYVFYINMYGSVYFLTILSMVRFVAIVKPFAYVRWQNPRRAWIICIAIWMIVSLASIPLLKAGTYKENEKIRCLDLGHSNLETIIILNRGVLFLGFVVPFAIISVCYIFAAVYLIKLKKRNQRSQFNQKKSCSLVIIVLLIFLACFMPYHVVRTLFLEAERDIKINGYGDSCLYIETLRKAAVVTHVLASGNSCLDPLLFIFVGENFIRFWKHQSPRRQSCMIEQNVKG, from the coding sequence ATGAGGAGTTTGGATTCAGTCCCCACAAACAACTGCTCCATCAGCCAGTTCAAGCACACCGTCTACCCCATCGCCTACCTGTTCATCTTCTCCCTCGGGCTGGTCGGCAACGTCACCTCGCTCATCTTCTTCGTTGCTTCTTCAGTCCGAAAAAAGGTGTCTTTAACTCCGGTGAACATCCTCATGCTCAATCTCCTGCTGTCAGACCTGATGCTGGTGTGCTCGCTGCCTTTCCGGGCCTCCTACTTCCTCATGGACTCCAATTGGGTTTTTGGGGACGTCACTTGCCGGATCATGTCTTACGTCTTCTACATTAATATGTACGGAAGTGTCTACTTTCTCACCATACTTAGTATGGTTCGGTTCGTGGCCATTGTCAAGCCGTTCGCGTATGTACGTTGGCAAAACCCTCGACGAGCCTGGATCATCTGCATCGCTATTTGGATGATCGTGTCTCTAGCCTCCATCCCACTTCTGAAAGCAGGAACGTATAAGGAAAATGAAAAAATCAGATGTCTGGATTTGGGACACTCCAATTtggaaactattattattttaaaccgTGGCGTGCTGTTTTTAGGATTTGTCGTGCCTTTTGCAATCATCTCGGTGTGTTATATCTTTGCAGCTGTGTATTTGATAAAGCTCAAGAAGAGGAACCAAAGATCTCAGTTCAACCAGAAAAAGTCCTGCTCTCTCGTAATCATAGTTTTACTGATTTTCCTGGCATGCTTCATGCCTTATCATGTCGTCCGAACTCTATTTTTGGAGGCCGAGAGGGATATTAAAATCAATGGTTATGGCGATTCTTGCCTATACATTGAAACTTTAAGAAAAGCGGCAGTCGTCACGCACGTTCTGGCGTCTGGAAACAGCTGTCTGGATCCGCTGCTGTTCATTTTCGTTGGGGAAAACTTCATCCGCTTTTGGAAGCACCAGTCGCCCAGAAGACAGAGTTGTATGATTGAGCAGAATGTGAAAGGGTAA